A DNA window from Actinomycetota bacterium contains the following coding sequences:
- a CDS encoding alpha/beta fold hydrolase, whose translation MPEIRTDDATLFCEVEGEGEPVTVLAHGLTNNRNELAAFTPLVPGTKVRFDFRGHGRSSSPPDGYRFADLARDVDAVANVFGATVAVGTSLGAGALGNLVCRVPDRFERMVWLLPAGLDRPFTLADRYQRLAGDLEGKTPQETLDAVLNDPQRVARYLETPWRLEFDRVLWEHGDPDGLARAIRGAVTDFPIPDRELLREVRIPTLIVSIEGDEVHLAEVARILSDLMPNAELIAFDDQEDLFRQIPALVQRVSAFIGEAA comes from the coding sequence GTGCCGGAGATCCGGACCGACGACGCCACCCTGTTCTGCGAGGTCGAGGGCGAGGGGGAGCCCGTCACCGTGCTAGCGCACGGACTGACGAACAACCGCAACGAGCTCGCGGCGTTCACACCGCTCGTGCCTGGGACGAAGGTTCGCTTCGACTTCCGGGGACACGGTCGCTCGAGCAGCCCCCCCGACGGGTACCGGTTCGCCGACCTCGCTCGCGACGTGGACGCCGTGGCGAATGTGTTCGGCGCGACCGTCGCCGTCGGAACGTCGCTCGGTGCGGGTGCGCTGGGGAACCTGGTCTGTCGCGTTCCGGACCGGTTCGAGCGGATGGTGTGGCTGCTACCCGCGGGGCTCGACCGCCCGTTCACGCTCGCCGATCGGTACCAGCGGTTGGCCGGCGATCTCGAGGGCAAGACCCCGCAGGAAACGCTCGACGCGGTGCTGAACGACCCGCAGCGAGTCGCTCGGTATCTGGAGACGCCGTGGCGCCTGGAGTTCGACCGCGTCCTGTGGGAGCACGGCGACCCGGACGGACTCGCTCGCGCGATCCGTGGAGCCGTCACCGATTTCCCGATCCCGGATCGAGAGCTCCTCCGAGAGGTTCGTATCCCCACGTTGATCGTGTCGATCGAGGGCGACGAGGTTCACCTGGCCGAGGTGGCGCGCATCCTGTCCGACCTCATGCCAAACGCGGAGTTGATCGCGTTCGACGACCAAGAGGACCTGTTTCGGCAGATCCCCGCGCTCGTGCAGCGCGTCTCCGCGTTCATCGGCGAAGCCGCGTAG
- a CDS encoding DUF1684 domain-containing protein, with translation MSELDEFRAEKDEFFREHPQSPLTPEQRSSFGGLNYFPENPDLAVRAELITEGVDRQERIVMQTTTGDQQDYHRAGAIEFDIEGERARLTLYASPDMHDLFLPFRDTTSGKETYGAGRYLEVDPPDADGRVVVDFNYAYSPSCAYNPNWSCPIPPGENWMTVPIRAGEKTFPGAHEVPVHS, from the coding sequence ATGAGCGAGCTCGATGAGTTCCGCGCAGAGAAGGACGAGTTCTTCCGTGAGCATCCGCAGTCGCCGCTCACGCCCGAACAGCGCTCGTCCTTCGGAGGGCTGAATTACTTCCCCGAGAACCCGGATCTCGCCGTGCGGGCCGAGCTCATCACCGAGGGCGTCGATCGCCAGGAGCGCATCGTCATGCAGACGACGACTGGCGACCAGCAGGACTACCACCGTGCGGGCGCGATCGAGTTCGATATCGAAGGCGAGCGCGCCCGCTTGACGCTGTATGCGTCCCCAGACATGCACGATCTGTTTCTGCCGTTCCGCGACACGACGAGCGGCAAGGAGACCTACGGCGCCGGCCGGTACCTCGAAGTGGATCCGCCCGACGCGGACGGACGCGTCGTCGTGGATTTCAACTACGCCTACAGCCCATCCTGCGCGTACAACCCGAATTGGTCCTGTCCGATCCCCCCGGGCGAGAACTGGATGACGGTTCCGATTCGCGCGGGCGAGAAGACCTTCCCCGGCGCGCACGAGGTTCCGGTCCACTCGTAG
- a CDS encoding alkaline phosphatase family protein: MRPLALTALAAAAFVTAAASVFVPAAPVRAVSDDIEGAACAMPHEYLVRVWRGTDPSRSGQIAFVPQEPNFVGSNFPHSGPWDYLQDVPLLWYGPGIIPAVGRVERPVTIADIAPTQAGLLDFEFRAPDGVALEEIPAPRTPPALIVTLVWDAGGIGVLDTFPNDWPVLRSLVDGGVWYENATVGSSPSITPATHATIGTGAFPMRTGQTDAEFRIGPDLVRAGALGPLLLMRPTLADLYDRSMGNEPLVGALASVTWHLNMASHGALWGGGDRDIAVLRVPGRSINEGAEGTEWNLQGKNVPFFTFPEYVNDLPPLSSYVDAVDRADGALDGKWRTNSIEQYEEGWATPARIPYQGDMVAEVIDREGFGADDVPDLLFVNFKAIDHVSHIWSVNSPEMRDTLRAQDEDLGRFIRFLNETVGRGRWALVLTADHGAQYDPRVSGAFQVTPGQLEQDLEGAFPSSTEGSVFQAVRTSQIYVNEPAMRASGYTFEDIARFLLEYTKAQGASDPSVVPESERDDRVFAAAFPIQDLPTLECLPEARA, translated from the coding sequence GTGAGACCGCTCGCGCTCACGGCCTTGGCAGCTGCGGCCTTCGTCACCGCCGCGGCAAGTGTGTTCGTCCCCGCGGCGCCGGTGCGAGCCGTTTCGGACGATATCGAAGGTGCGGCATGCGCGATGCCCCACGAGTACCTAGTCAGAGTTTGGCGCGGCACCGATCCCAGTCGTTCCGGGCAGATCGCGTTCGTGCCGCAGGAGCCGAACTTCGTCGGCTCGAACTTTCCGCATTCCGGTCCGTGGGACTACCTGCAGGACGTTCCGCTGCTCTGGTACGGCCCGGGGATCATCCCCGCGGTTGGCCGCGTCGAGCGCCCGGTGACGATCGCCGACATCGCGCCGACCCAGGCGGGGCTCCTCGACTTCGAGTTCCGCGCCCCGGACGGCGTCGCGCTCGAGGAGATCCCCGCGCCGCGAACGCCTCCGGCGCTCATCGTGACGCTCGTATGGGACGCGGGCGGCATCGGCGTCCTCGACACCTTTCCCAACGACTGGCCCGTTCTTCGGTCTCTCGTCGACGGCGGCGTCTGGTATGAGAACGCGACCGTCGGTTCGAGCCCGTCGATCACGCCGGCCACGCACGCGACGATCGGCACCGGCGCCTTCCCCATGCGAACGGGACAGACGGACGCCGAGTTCCGCATCGGTCCCGACCTCGTCCGGGCCGGAGCGCTCGGCCCGCTGCTGTTGATGCGGCCGACGCTTGCCGACCTCTACGACCGCTCGATGGGCAACGAGCCGCTCGTGGGAGCGCTGGCGTCGGTCACGTGGCACCTCAACATGGCGAGCCACGGCGCCCTGTGGGGTGGCGGCGATCGCGACATCGCCGTGCTCCGGGTCCCCGGACGCTCGATCAACGAGGGCGCCGAGGGGACGGAGTGGAACCTCCAGGGCAAGAACGTCCCGTTCTTCACGTTCCCCGAGTACGTGAACGACCTGCCGCCCTTGTCTTCCTACGTGGACGCGGTGGATCGCGCGGACGGTGCGCTCGACGGCAAGTGGCGCACGAACTCCATCGAGCAATACGAGGAGGGATGGGCGACGCCGGCACGGATCCCCTACCAGGGCGACATGGTGGCCGAGGTGATCGACCGAGAGGGATTCGGCGCGGACGACGTCCCGGACCTGCTGTTCGTGAACTTTAAGGCCATCGATCACGTGAGCCACATCTGGAGCGTGAACAGCCCGGAGATGCGGGACACGCTTCGAGCGCAGGACGAGGACCTCGGACGGTTCATCCGGTTCCTGAACGAGACCGTCGGCCGCGGCCGGTGGGCGCTCGTGCTCACGGCGGATCACGGCGCGCAGTACGACCCGCGCGTCTCCGGCGCATTCCAGGTCACTCCCGGACAGCTCGAGCAAGACCTGGAGGGGGCGTTCCCCTCGTCCACCGAGGGGTCGGTGTTCCAGGCGGTCCGAACCAGCCAGATCTACGTGAACGAACCGGCGATGCGCGCGAGCGGCTACACGTTCGAGGATATCGCCCGGTTCCTCCTGGAGTACACGAAGGCGCAGGGCGCTTCCGATCCGAGCGTCGTTCCCGAATCCGAACGCGACGACCGGGTGTTCGCCGCGGCGTTCCCGATCCAGGACTTGCCGACCCTGGAGTGCCTGCCCGAGGCGCGAGCGTGA
- a CDS encoding MFS transporter, with amino-acid sequence MALTKDRPGQVVRTTETDRTSVFASPAVPLLATLIVLVAFGWTFLQDPSISAPTRDPAWYTWRSNLIMNDDPGLVAGDWGPLHMFGGGYRVSVPLYGSILQRVAGIDLYTFSTFMMVGVPALTGLALGAFSWRRHRDPLLFLLVMLATAALFMTTPYVGYLDNLVVLYFLSLILAFFEPARTSWGARVALFVLGIAAAYTHPTTCVVFGASLTALFGLRVLTSRFHLGPALKELGPSLMATGFGMIFGLATWLTAPWGVAGSLADAALPPPYTREVFMKRLDSWIDSLQPAIVVPLILLAIGWTIWRARRDRQPSDGFGTISTVLLLPLIGCLGWVTGAAYPYYRFMNATVALFALTGLGAYVAIRWLLGRVGAARIAGVVASVLIVASIGYIWVNGRQASNWADPNSQWIDQPTRTALAATTAIAESRPDDSPLVFIVDFGDTYQAYGWSKTFTNVSKTGVPGDAVKRSMTYFGALNSFLADEPTVLTDPTYNRMSRAFHDELTRVREEYPGEPVVFLVRQFNEGTANEELLDSGDESLLPLGADVAVVTGEGLATPSADSVDAARAAEAEVAEFYAEHPNAFGNVGHNLWVIVALGLLLVVPGALAARFVGLDDWWLRVALIPGISIALTVIAGVIVVAVHRVPFGTADGWVSLALATAFGGALRVGERPILRVLNAFGEFFNRMFSTFSNADFAALMGVQFLVLAADGLVRGAIAKSIAFGGQEGFDITTVPSADYLLKVVLALYVPYTFLSPFIGVLIDRFERRRVLAVSSVATAVVTTLLAIAILVPLGDDTSEGNVAATAGLVVAMLVMQACVRVMLAAKSAALPGVLRGRDLLNGNGLSQAGGALFQVLGAGVAFGAGGAVPAWIVVVLGGAALVVAAVVAGRIRRMEASPHETSFAQEAKRVIGDIVNGIREVARRPAAALGLSSFQMLRYQFWGFTLGVFALYARSLIAGGDVDTVALGLVGGGGLVGGGLGLVLAQRWKDRIPPIRLLLGSMLLLGASSFVFGFWVSVAGFAALLFCGFFAFFLGKISADTIVQQAMPDDFRGRAFALFDIAYNLGFIVPAFILVLVWDEGRAGALLVASGAVFLLLTALIARWARAIRDELAPQDDLVEAR; translated from the coding sequence TTGGCGCTGACGAAGGACCGTCCGGGGCAGGTCGTTCGGACGACCGAGACCGATCGCACGAGCGTCTTCGCCTCACCGGCGGTTCCGCTTCTGGCGACGCTGATCGTCCTGGTGGCGTTTGGCTGGACGTTCCTCCAGGACCCTTCGATCAGCGCTCCGACGCGCGACCCCGCCTGGTACACGTGGCGTTCGAACCTGATCATGAACGACGATCCCGGTCTCGTCGCCGGCGACTGGGGTCCGCTTCACATGTTCGGCGGCGGGTACCGCGTCTCGGTCCCGCTGTACGGCTCGATCCTCCAACGCGTGGCCGGGATCGACCTGTACACGTTCAGCACGTTCATGATGGTCGGCGTCCCCGCGCTCACGGGGCTCGCGCTCGGCGCGTTCAGCTGGCGGCGACATCGCGACCCGCTGTTGTTCCTTCTGGTGATGCTGGCCACGGCGGCGTTGTTCATGACGACGCCGTACGTCGGCTACCTGGACAACCTCGTCGTCCTGTACTTCCTCTCGTTGATACTCGCCTTCTTTGAACCGGCTCGAACCTCGTGGGGCGCACGGGTCGCGCTGTTCGTGCTGGGGATCGCCGCCGCGTACACGCACCCGACGACGTGCGTCGTGTTCGGGGCATCGTTGACTGCGCTGTTCGGCCTGCGCGTCTTGACGAGCCGATTCCACCTGGGACCCGCCTTGAAAGAGCTCGGGCCCTCGCTCATGGCGACCGGCTTCGGGATGATCTTCGGCCTCGCGACGTGGCTGACGGCGCCGTGGGGCGTGGCCGGCTCCCTCGCCGACGCTGCGCTTCCGCCGCCGTACACGCGCGAGGTCTTCATGAAGCGGCTGGACAGCTGGATCGACTCGCTCCAGCCGGCGATCGTCGTTCCGCTCATCCTGCTCGCGATCGGCTGGACGATCTGGCGCGCGAGGAGGGACCGGCAGCCGTCGGATGGCTTCGGCACGATCTCGACCGTCCTTCTTCTGCCGTTGATCGGGTGCCTCGGTTGGGTCACGGGCGCCGCGTATCCGTACTACCGGTTCATGAACGCGACGGTCGCGCTGTTCGCACTGACCGGCCTCGGCGCGTACGTCGCGATCAGGTGGCTGCTCGGGCGCGTGGGCGCCGCCCGGATCGCTGGCGTCGTCGCATCGGTGCTGATCGTCGCTTCGATCGGCTACATCTGGGTGAACGGGCGCCAGGCGTCGAACTGGGCGGACCCCAACAGCCAGTGGATCGACCAGCCCACGCGAACGGCGCTCGCGGCGACCACGGCGATCGCCGAATCACGCCCGGACGATTCGCCGCTCGTGTTCATCGTCGACTTCGGCGACACGTATCAGGCGTACGGATGGTCGAAGACGTTCACGAACGTCTCGAAGACCGGAGTGCCCGGCGATGCCGTCAAGCGGTCCATGACGTACTTCGGCGCGCTGAACTCGTTCCTTGCCGACGAGCCGACGGTCCTCACCGACCCGACCTACAACCGGATGTCCCGCGCGTTCCACGACGAGCTCACGCGTGTGCGCGAGGAGTATCCCGGCGAGCCCGTCGTGTTCCTCGTCCGGCAGTTCAACGAGGGTACGGCCAACGAGGAGCTGCTCGACTCGGGCGACGAGTCGCTTCTGCCGCTGGGCGCCGACGTCGCGGTCGTGACGGGTGAGGGCCTAGCGACCCCATCCGCAGACTCGGTGGACGCGGCGCGCGCGGCCGAGGCGGAGGTCGCCGAGTTCTACGCTGAGCACCCGAACGCGTTCGGGAACGTCGGCCACAACCTGTGGGTGATCGTCGCGCTTGGGCTGTTGCTCGTCGTCCCCGGTGCGCTCGCCGCGCGGTTCGTCGGACTGGACGACTGGTGGCTGAGGGTCGCGCTGATCCCGGGCATCTCGATCGCGCTCACGGTTATCGCCGGCGTGATCGTCGTGGCGGTGCACCGCGTGCCGTTCGGAACGGCCGACGGGTGGGTGTCGCTTGCGCTCGCGACGGCGTTCGGCGGCGCCCTTCGCGTCGGCGAGCGCCCGATCCTCCGAGTGCTGAACGCATTCGGTGAGTTCTTCAACCGGATGTTCTCGACGTTCTCGAACGCGGACTTCGCCGCGCTGATGGGCGTGCAGTTCCTCGTCCTCGCCGCCGACGGTCTGGTCCGGGGGGCGATCGCCAAGTCCATCGCGTTCGGCGGTCAGGAGGGGTTCGACATCACGACGGTCCCGTCGGCCGACTACCTGTTGAAGGTCGTGCTGGCGCTCTACGTGCCGTACACATTCCTGTCCCCGTTCATCGGCGTGCTCATCGACCGGTTCGAGCGTCGGCGAGTGCTGGCCGTGTCGAGCGTCGCGACCGCCGTCGTGACGACGCTGCTCGCGATCGCCATCCTCGTCCCGCTCGGCGACGACACCTCCGAGGGCAACGTCGCCGCGACCGCCGGCCTCGTCGTCGCGATGCTCGTGATGCAGGCCTGCGTGAGGGTCATGCTCGCCGCGAAGTCCGCCGCGCTCCCCGGTGTCCTGCGCGGGCGCGACCTGCTGAACGGCAACGGCCTGTCGCAGGCGGGCGGCGCCCTGTTCCAGGTGCTCGGCGCGGGCGTCGCATTCGGCGCCGGCGGCGCTGTGCCGGCGTGGATCGTCGTGGTCCTCGGCGGGGCGGCGCTCGTCGTCGCGGCCGTCGTTGCAGGACGGATCCGGCGGATGGAGGCGTCGCCCCACGAGACGTCGTTCGCCCAAGAGGCCAAGCGAGTGATCGGCGACATCGTGAACGGCATCCGCGAGGTCGCGCGCCGTCCGGCCGCGGCGCTCGGTCTGTCGTCCTTCCAGATGCTGCGCTACCAGTTCTGGGGATTCACCCTCGGTGTGTTCGCGTTGTACGCGCGCTCGTTGATCGCCGGCGGCGACGTCGACACGGTGGCGCTGGGGCTCGTCGGCGGGGGCGGTCTCGTCGGCGGAGGTCTCGGCCTGGTCCTCGCGCAGCGGTGGAAGGACCGCATTCCGCCGATACGGCTCCTCCTCGGCTCGATGCTCCTACTCGGCGCGAGCTCGTTCGTGTTCGGGTTCTGGGTGAGCGTCGCGGGGTTCGCGGCCCTCCTGTTCTGTGGGTTCTTCGCATTCTTCCTGGGGAAGATCTCGGCGGACACGATCGTTCAGCAGGCCATGCCGGACGACTTCCGCGGACGTGCGTTCGCGCTGTTCGACATCGCGTACAACCTCGGCTTCATCGTCCCTGCCTTCATCTTGGTTCTCGTGTGGGACGAAGGACGGGCCGGCGCCCTGCTCGTTGCATCGGGCGCGGTCTTCCTCCTGCTCACGGCATTGATCGCTCGGTGGGCACGCGCGATCCGAGACGAGCTTGCGCCACAGGACGATCTGGTGGAGGCGCGCTGA
- a CDS encoding alkaline phosphatase family protein, with amino-acid sequence MTPRVPTGAALALVLVLVACTGNGGSPSPSPQRRATTPPTTATSPVARESSLAGDACRTIDRDVLLRTWRGVRLDRSGDVQIIPIEPNFVSGGLTHATPFDYTQEVPVFLYGPGFVRPGTYDAPITLADVAPTTAALLKFPFVAPDGAAQTQALLPDDERDLPRLVVTLIWDSGGTNVLERWPDSWPYLASLVPHGAWFTNATVGASPSNTPIGHATIGTGAFPVHNGFVDEYMRVNGFLQKPNANGPAFLLEPTLADLYDRAMGNRPKVGAIATLAAHVMMMSHGSQWGGADRDLAVTREKEFGETAGAESVQWNLTSGMAPFYELPSYVNDLPPLSRYVEEVDRADGARDGMWRGNSIEQLSNGFDTPARTPFQQALVERLVERERFGVDDVPDLLYVNYKAIDTIGHLFSADGIEMSDAVATQDAALERFVEFLDRTVGRGEWVMVLAADHGTQPDPEVSGAFQIDVAKLETGLSDAFDDGDDVAVVERVRPSEIWLDRDELRDNGHTLADVSQWLLELTQADTFKNQNVPDPGHENERVFAAALPSSILAALPCVSGSSS; translated from the coding sequence GTGACGCCGCGCGTTCCTACCGGCGCCGCTCTGGCGCTGGTTCTCGTCCTCGTCGCGTGCACCGGAAACGGTGGATCGCCGTCCCCCTCGCCGCAGCGCCGCGCCACCACGCCACCGACTACGGCTACGTCGCCGGTCGCCCGCGAGAGCTCGTTGGCCGGGGACGCGTGTCGCACGATCGATCGCGACGTGCTGCTTCGGACGTGGCGCGGGGTTCGGCTCGATCGAAGCGGGGACGTTCAGATCATCCCCATCGAGCCGAACTTCGTCTCGGGCGGTCTCACCCACGCCACGCCGTTCGATTACACGCAGGAAGTCCCCGTCTTCCTGTATGGGCCGGGGTTCGTTCGTCCCGGGACCTACGACGCGCCGATCACGCTCGCGGACGTTGCGCCGACCACGGCGGCGCTGCTGAAGTTCCCCTTCGTCGCACCGGACGGGGCCGCACAGACGCAGGCCCTGCTTCCCGACGACGAGCGTGACCTCCCGCGCCTGGTGGTCACGTTGATCTGGGACTCGGGCGGGACGAACGTGCTCGAGCGGTGGCCGGACAGCTGGCCGTACCTCGCGTCGCTCGTGCCCCACGGTGCGTGGTTCACGAACGCGACCGTCGGCGCGTCGCCGTCGAACACGCCGATCGGCCACGCGACGATCGGTACGGGCGCCTTTCCCGTTCACAACGGTTTCGTCGACGAATACATGCGCGTGAATGGGTTCCTCCAGAAGCCGAACGCGAACGGGCCGGCCTTTCTGCTGGAGCCGACGTTGGCCGATCTCTACGACCGGGCGATGGGCAACCGCCCGAAAGTCGGAGCGATCGCGACGCTCGCGGCGCACGTGATGATGATGAGCCACGGCTCACAGTGGGGCGGGGCCGACCGCGATCTCGCGGTGACCCGCGAGAAGGAGTTCGGCGAGACCGCGGGAGCCGAGAGCGTCCAGTGGAACCTCACCAGCGGGATGGCGCCGTTCTACGAGCTGCCGTCGTACGTGAACGACCTTCCCCCGTTGTCGCGCTACGTCGAAGAGGTCGATCGGGCCGATGGCGCCCGCGACGGCATGTGGCGGGGGAACTCCATCGAGCAGCTCTCCAACGGCTTCGACACGCCGGCGCGAACGCCGTTCCAGCAAGCTCTGGTCGAGCGGCTGGTCGAGCGCGAGCGCTTCGGCGTGGACGACGTCCCCGACCTCCTGTACGTGAACTACAAGGCGATCGACACGATCGGGCACTTGTTCAGCGCTGACGGAATCGAGATGTCCGATGCCGTCGCCACGCAGGACGCTGCGCTCGAACGATTCGTCGAGTTCCTCGATCGAACCGTGGGTCGTGGCGAGTGGGTCATGGTGCTTGCCGCGGACCACGGCACGCAGCCGGACCCAGAGGTGTCCGGCGCGTTCCAGATCGACGTGGCCAAGCTGGAGACCGGCCTCAGCGACGCGTTCGACGACGGCGACGACGTCGCCGTCGTCGAACGCGTCCGCCCGTCGGAGATCTGGCTCGACCGAGACGAGCTGCGCGACAACGGGCACACACTCGCCGACGTGTCGCAGTGGCTGCTCGAGCTGACGCAGGCGGACACGTTCAAGAACCAGAACGTCCCGGACCCGGGGCACGAGAACGAGCGCGTGTTCGCCGCGGCCCTTCCGTCGTCTATCCTTGCGGCGCTCCCGTGTGTCAGCGGGAGTTCTTCGTAG
- a CDS encoding DMT family transporter, which translates to MTTSTDAATRRDLFGGVLAAAASLQFGVIVVVGKRVLERGMAVESMLAFRFAIAASLLVLVLVALRKPVLAAPGERVGTAALAVLGYGVEATFFFTAARHGTAAAVTLLFFTYPVFVTIGAWFVGRGAPARLTVAALVLAVVGAGIVAGTGAGLSVETTGVMFALAAALTYSAYLLGADAVLRRTHPLTSAMWISAGASIGLFVFSTVSGRYTSPTSAADWWSLLAMGAASAGAFVCLMGALQRIGAVRTAIVSATEPLSAALLGYLFLDEAVDAGTAIGGGLILVAAVMASLARAAMPREQQIP; encoded by the coding sequence GTGACGACCTCAACCGACGCCGCGACGCGGCGCGATCTCTTCGGCGGAGTGCTCGCCGCGGCGGCATCGCTCCAGTTCGGCGTCATCGTCGTGGTCGGGAAGCGCGTGTTGGAGCGCGGCATGGCTGTGGAGTCGATGCTCGCGTTCCGGTTCGCGATCGCCGCATCGCTGTTGGTGCTCGTGCTGGTCGCGCTGCGCAAACCGGTCCTGGCGGCGCCCGGCGAGCGCGTCGGAACCGCCGCGCTCGCCGTCTTGGGCTACGGCGTCGAGGCGACCTTCTTTTTCACCGCCGCGCGTCACGGGACCGCGGCCGCCGTCACGCTCCTGTTCTTCACGTATCCGGTCTTCGTGACGATCGGCGCATGGTTCGTCGGACGCGGAGCGCCGGCTCGTCTCACCGTCGCCGCGTTGGTGCTTGCCGTGGTCGGAGCGGGGATCGTCGCGGGGACCGGCGCGGGCTTGTCGGTCGAGACGACCGGCGTCATGTTCGCCCTCGCCGCGGCACTGACGTACAGCGCCTACCTCCTCGGCGCCGACGCTGTGCTTCGCCGAACGCATCCGCTCACGAGCGCGATGTGGATCAGCGCCGGCGCCTCGATCGGATTGTTCGTGTTCTCGACGGTGTCCGGCCGGTACACCTCGCCGACGTCGGCCGCCGACTGGTGGTCACTGCTGGCCATGGGCGCCGCGTCGGCAGGTGCGTTCGTGTGCCTCATGGGCGCCCTGCAACGGATCGGCGCGGTTCGAACGGCGATCGTCTCGGCCACCGAGCCGCTGTCGGCCGCGCTCCTCGGGTACCTGTTCCTGGACGAGGCAGTCGACGCCGGCACGGCGATCGGAGGAGGGCTCATCCTCGTGGCGGCCGTGATGGCCAGTCTGGCGCGTGCCGCGATGCCGCGCGAGCAACAGATCCCTTGA
- a CDS encoding alanyl-tRNA editing protein — MTEELFSVEAYARTCEATVTNVTDDGVVLDRTVFYARSGGQPGDTGTLRWEGGEARVTDTLKNGGMLLHVVDDKAPAAGTPVVADIDWDRRHTLMRTHTALHALSAIVFRDYGAKVTGGNMEPGAARMDFELESITSEFGREVEEKLNAELSADRPVKVTFLAREVALADPDLIRTKVNLIPEAVDPIRVIEIEGLDKQADGGTHVRSTGEVGAVRVAKTENKGKAFKRMRIELVDA, encoded by the coding sequence GTGACCGAGGAGCTGTTCTCCGTCGAGGCGTACGCGCGAACGTGCGAGGCGACGGTCACCAACGTCACCGACGACGGCGTCGTTCTGGACCGGACGGTGTTCTACGCCCGGAGCGGTGGGCAGCCCGGCGACACCGGGACGTTGCGGTGGGAGGGCGGCGAGGCTCGAGTCACCGACACCTTGAAGAACGGCGGCATGCTCCTGCACGTGGTGGACGACAAGGCCCCAGCAGCCGGAACGCCGGTCGTTGCCGATATCGACTGGGATCGTCGGCACACGCTCATGCGAACGCATACGGCTCTCCATGCGCTCTCGGCGATCGTGTTTCGCGACTACGGTGCGAAGGTCACCGGCGGAAACATGGAGCCGGGAGCAGCGCGGATGGACTTCGAGCTCGAATCGATCACGTCGGAGTTCGGACGTGAGGTCGAAGAGAAGCTGAACGCTGAACTCTCCGCGGACCGGCCCGTAAAGGTGACCTTCCTCGCTCGCGAGGTCGCGCTCGCCGATCCCGATCTGATCAGGACGAAGGTGAATCTGATCCCCGAGGCGGTCGACCCGATCCGCGTGATCGAGATCGAAGGGCTCGACAAGCAGGCCGACGGCGGAACGCACGTGCGCTCGACCGGCGAGGTCGGTGCGGTCCGAGTCGCGAAGACGGAGAACAAGGGCAAGGCCTTCAAGCGGATGCGCATCGAGCTCGTCGACGCCTGA
- a CDS encoding DinB family protein, whose protein sequence is MPGPPSPDPVSQAAEYVQHLLGLLCDDDPADAQATAPAAWRSLVDEAGDRLRERPEPKEWSVLECVGHAVDAEIVTSARYRWIVAHDRPALIGYDQDLWVDRLRHRDDDPQRLLEVLVALRASNIELWRRSSQAERQRFGVHAERGNESFDLLFRMIAGHDRFHLAQGRRALEAARV, encoded by the coding sequence ATGCCGGGTCCTCCGTCACCGGATCCCGTCAGCCAGGCCGCGGAGTACGTTCAACACCTGCTCGGGCTCCTCTGTGACGACGACCCGGCGGATGCCCAGGCGACCGCGCCGGCGGCATGGCGCTCGCTTGTCGATGAGGCCGGAGACCGACTTCGTGAGAGGCCCGAGCCGAAGGAATGGTCCGTGCTCGAATGTGTCGGTCACGCCGTGGACGCCGAGATCGTGACGTCCGCGAGGTACCGATGGATCGTGGCGCACGACCGGCCGGCGCTCATCGGTTACGACCAAGATCTCTGGGTCGATCGTCTCCGGCACCGCGACGACGACCCTCAAAGGCTGCTCGAGGTTCTGGTCGCGCTTCGCGCCTCGAACATCGAGCTGTGGCGACGATCGTCCCAGGCCGAGCGCCAACGGTTCGGGGTCCATGCCGAACGCGGGAACGAGAGCTTCGACCTCCTGTTCCGCATGATCGCGGGGCACGACCGGTTCCATCTGGCGCAGGGCCGCCGCGCCCTGGAAGCCGCTCGCGTCTAG